In the Fusarium falciforme chromosome 6, complete sequence genome, ATTCGACTATTCAAGACATAATGGAACCTCTCGTGGAACCTCTTGTAGCTGCTGCGGGAGCCTCAGAAGCCCTCGgagcggaggcggaggctaTCGCTCCCACCGCGCGTCTATCAGTTGATGGCGCTCGTGGCCTGGGCAGCGTCTTTGGCTACGCTACGAGCAAATGGGCCCTTTGCTgcatcgccatggccgtcATACTAAACCGAACACATATCTTTGCTGCCACTCGAAGACGTTTACGGCTCCGATGGCCGACGAGGCTCCTCCTACGATTTCTACCAGTCGTCTTACTCGTTTATCAGGCTCGCCAATTACTCCAGTCCATCCAGTGCCAGACATCCTCCAACTTCTCCGAGTTGCGTTGGGGAAATGCAAGCAAGAGCTCCGACCTCATGTTCTCACATGCCAACTCGTTTCTCAATTCTCTGAGCTCCACTCTGTTATTCTCAACTTCTGACGAAGAAGCATGTGTCGCCGTACGAATGATACCCTCGGACGAATCTGGCTCTGCCCGCGACCTCGCTGGGTCATTGTCGTTACTCTGGCCCCTCTTTGGGACATTCTGTCTGAGCCAATTCCTCGAGACTGTCTCATGTGCCGTACAAGGTCGCCCAGTTGCTCCCGAGACTGGCATGACACTCTTCGAACAGTCTCTTGCTTTCGCCGAAGCCGACGCTGCTATTAGCAATCAGCTTGGCTGGGGACTGTTTGCCAAAGCTCGTCCGGTTGATGCTCCTTCCTCTACTCTCGGAAGTGCCATAGCTTTGAGCCGATCGATGATTATGAAGCGTGTCAATACTCCCCCAGAGGTACTCCTAGTTGCCTTCTTGTCGTCCATGACTCACATCACGAGCCATGTGTTGGGCATCTTCAACTTGCAAGCGAGATACCGCCTCGTTAGCACGGGGTTTTGGGGCCTGTGTTTCATGGGAAGCATCGTGTGGAGTGCCATATCCTTTGACCTTGATGACCCATCCTCCCAGGGCTTGCTCAGATTCCCGACAGTCTGCATCGTTGGCTTCGTTCCACATGTTCTTGTCCTCATAGGCATCGTCATGTGCGTATTCATCTATTCGTTGGCCCTGCTGCTTTCGGCATTGTCTCCTCCGTCAAGCCCTGATATGGCTTCCATGACATTTCGCCAGCGCCTCAGCCATGCTCACGGGAACATGCAAGCCAACGTTTCTCTGTCAGAAATTCGCATCACTCGAGAAATGGACTTTTACACGGCGCTTCTTCGCACCGGCTTTGgagccatcaccatggctAGTGAAGCTGTTTACCTCAACGAGGATCGAGGGGTTAATCTCAAGCGACACACTTGGCTGGAAGAAGAGCGCTTCAAGGAGGCAGAAGAGTTGCAGAGAAAGCTCATTGCCAGCGGCCTGCCAGATTCTCGGTACGACCAAATTGGTGCCATCGGCTTGATCCCAGTGAAAGCAGGACCGGTGATTGCGTCAAATGGGTATGCCAGAGAGCGTGCCGCACAGAAGGTGCCAAAGAGCCGGGGTGAACGAAGTCTCCGAGTCGGCATTGGAGCGGCTGAAAGAAGTTCCCGTTGGCTTATGGCTCTGGAGTTTCTACtcagcatcaacaagctcattGCGAGGATAGGAGCGAAGTCTGTCCTGTGGTGTCTTGCGACCCTTCGCATCCGATACCAGCCTGGCTGGCTTCTTCGGCTTGCTCGCCATCCCAAAAGCATTAAGAGTCAGACAAAAAGCTCTCACCGCAGCCAAGCACGAAACAAGGGAGCATCGGCCTATAACGACGGTCGCATCCCTAGAAACGAGGCGACAGATGTGGAAGCCGAGTTTAGGCGTACGAGCCCCCAAGACGAGGAAAGCCTGGACACAGATTTGTACAAATACTGGCTCAAGGGCGGTTGGTGGGGATCAACCGACACAAGCGGCGATTTCGAACCACGTTCGGATGACGATGATTTTGACACTACGAGTGTTATCTCATTATCGACTACAGGCGAGGGGGTCGATGATTATCAGCAATGGGAgtcggatgatgatgacggccaGAGAACACCTACACAGCGGTCACCTCGGTTTACTCGAGAAAGCACCCCGTTTGTCGACAGCCCTATGCAGATTTCTGATCTTGCGCGCCTCCTTCATCCGACAAACGCAGAGGAGCGAGAAGAAGCAAGGACGCTCTCAGCCCATCTTCAGACTGACGGCATCATGACACGTTCCAAGTATCGCCGAATGGAGCAGCTGCAGCGAACGCGTATCCTCACGGCGCCCGGGGCCAGTTTGTTGCACCCTGGAGCTGCTGCCGTGCCATCAGGCCGCCACACTAAGCTCAGTCCtgacgaagaagaaaggCTACTTGAGCAGCTCTTACTCTCACGGCGACAACCCGGCTCTGCCGAGCCATTTGCATCGACATCGTGGGAAGAGGGCGGTTCTGGCTTTGGGAGCGATGGACCTCAATGTGTCGTGTGCCAGAGCTCACCACGAACAATCATCGTCTGGCCCTGCCGATGCCTGAGCCTCTGCGACGACTGCCGTGTCTCCCTAGCTATGAACAATTTTGACAAGTGTGTCTGTTGTCGTCGGGAGGTGATCAGTTTCAGCCGGATATTTgttccttgagcttggttgGTCACCATTGCGCTCCATCATGGCAGGATTGGTATGGAGTGGTTGACTTTGAGTAGTGCGCATTATACTATAGGAAGGGAACTATTACCAGGagttttctttataactCGATTCGTTTACATGTTCAGCGGAGTTGGTGGCATAGTCCCACGAGAATTAGGGAAAGATCATGTTTGTTTCGCGGTCACTTCTCTTGACGCATTATTGATAGCATTTAAATTAACTAGGTTTACATCGCTGCCCATTCAATACTAAAGGTTCGCATCTTGCCGTCTGGCAACTCTTCATCCCCTGGTTGCTTGCTTCCTATTAGGAAAGCCTTCTTGACCGCCGTGGCAAGACGGCCTCCTGCTACGATATCCAGGACAGGAATCTCTTCTTCCCATCCATATTGATTCGCCATGAAGTGCGCATGGAATCTCAGAGGGTCACCGGGGTAGACACTGTACTTGGCACCGAACCGTAGACCAGGGGTCATGTAGTAGCCAGAGGTCAAGAGGAAGCCACAGAGTGGGCCTGTAGTCGGCTTCTCGGCAAGGTATGTCCTTTCTGCTTCAGGGGAGATCAACGGCCCACTGGATGTCGGCGTGACACCGAGGGACTTGACTGCAGCATCTGTTTGACGCGGGTTGGGTTCAGGCTGGTCACTTGAGAAGAGAGCATCGTCATCTGCATTGCTAGGGGTGGTTCGAGAGACGGTCGGGCGGGGCCTTCCATGCTTTTCTGCCACTTCGATGGCTCTCTTGGCATTCTTCTCTGCAAAAACCTGCTGGGCAGTTTGCTTCCTTGTCTTGAGCGAGTCGAGGTATAGCCTCTTCGTCTCAGGGTTGGGGCTGCGCAGCGCAGCCTGATGGGCAGCTACGTCATCTACGAGAAAAGCCACCTTCTTCTGCACCAGCGAGTCGGCCTCCTCTGGCCGGAGCTCGACAGGCAGACCGAGAAAGATGTTCTGGGTCGGCTGCTGAGGCGCCGTTCCGGCCAGCGTCCCGTTGACGTTCTCGTTGCGACGGAGAAGGGCAGCAGCATCCGAGTCGAAGATGAGGTAGCGCCCTGCGATCTTGGAGATTCGGACAGGAGCTGGGTCTGAAGGCATAGCCATGGTATCTATGAAGCATCGCGGGTTAGCGGACGCTCTGGTTGCGATGGTAGAAAAGCGCAAGAATGTGAAAAGGACAACATCATAAGTCGTCTTCGTAATTTTATAGTGTGTCGTCACAGAAAATCAGGGGATTGACAGATATAAGTGTATAATCATTGTGTCCATGGTTTCGCGCGCAgcaaaaataaaaataaaaatgtTTGTACATACCTGTTGAAGTAGAGATGTTGATcaggagaaagaagaaggaagcagAGTTGCAGCTCAGAGCTCTTTTGAAGGGGAAGAATTTTTTTAGGCTGTGGAGCTGGGGGGCATTTGTGATAAGATAAGGCGGCAAGCCCTAGCCTCCTCCAAGGGAGCTCCACGTTTAGCGAGCTGTTGCTCGAGAGTTGCTTCAACAAAGACGATGCTTTGAGCTCAAAAGTCGAGGCTCTCCTTCTTCGGTTCATTTTTCTTGGACGGCTTTggggcctcttcctcgtctccaATCGGTGGAAGACTGAAAGGCGTGATGACCAGCCCACTGGAGCCGCTGAGTTTGAACGAGAGGTTCTCCCGGTTCCACGTGCCCTCCAAGCCGCCGCCCTTCTCGTGGAACACAGGGAGACTGTGGGCGCGCAAGAGACCTTGGCCTTTATCCTCGCTTCCTGGCTCCCGGGTAATTGGGGCTTGGTGCTGCAGAGGAATGAGCTCGAGGACTCCGTCAGACAAGAGCTCCATCCACCGCGTAAGTCCAGTTGACCGCGGGAAGAGTGTGACAGGAATGGTCACGATCGCCGTGACCTGTGTTGGGAACTGTCGGAGAAGAGCTCGCAGCGCGTGCAGGAATTTGAGAATCTCACGAGGCTGGCTGGCAGCGGAGTTGTAGAGCGTGGGTGAGAGCAGGCTGGGAACCACAATCCTGTGGATGGTCGAAGGAGGCGAGTTCTTGATTTTGGAGGTTACGTCCGCAATGAACTTGTGAAAAGGAGTTTGTGTTGGTGAGGCCAGAGGACCATCGACTGGTGTCGCGAAAAGTTGGCCTTCGATGGCGCTGCTCTCAAGCCGCTTGGTTAGGTTGAATCCATGACAGAAGACACTCGCAGTCTGACCAGGCCCTTGGGTCACTTGAGGATCTGAGTCAACCTGTTAGAGGAATGTCGGCAAGAAAAGAGGAACAGGACTAAGGAGAACATGCCTCTGGCCGGCACGTTGCGCTGCCCAAGTGTCTCATAACGCCAGGCgatcttcatcttgtcaTCCGAGGGCGACGTAGATTTCCCACTACTCTTGGAACCATCTAGACTTCCGAGTCCTGGAAGTTCCCTGCGCCAGGCGTCACCAAAGCCCAGCAGGTGGACGTGATGCCCCTGTACAAGTCCTTCTGCGGCGTAGTATCGCAACAGCACGCCTCCGAAATCGGTGGTCCCGGTCTCTTCGATGAGCAGAGATGTTCCCATTGGCATTCCGGCATGGCCAGCCAGGAGTTGGTCCAGAGACTGTGTGCCGGTCGACGTTGTGAGGCGTCCATCTAGCGGAGATGGTCTTGTTCCCGGTGCAAGAGACTTCTCTTGTCGGGCAGCAGGTGATGCTGGTCCTGAAGACCCTATCACGACGTTTCGCTTTCGAAAGGACATGACTTCTGAACTGATCTGTCTCGTTTCAGATGTGATAGAGTAGTTTTGACTGTGAAAAGAAAAACCACAAGGCTTATATGGAACCGTGAGCTTTCAACAGCTTCAAAGTGTTTGTGTGCGCGCCCCGCTTGGTAGGTATCCGATCCGACGTCAGTTCTCGATTTTATGCGCCTAACCCCACCAGCTTTTTTGGGCCACTCCAAACCTTTTCACTTCCCtgcgccgacgacgacgacaaagcCAACCTCTCCGATTACACTCCTGACTCTCGAGCTAAACTCTCGTTGTTCCCTTCAGCCTCGAGATCTATCCCCGACCTGCCCACAATGGCCAGCGGCGACGCCACCCTCTTTGAGGAATCCTTCACGGTGACCGACTATGACCAGTCCAAGTACGATCGCGTCGCTCGCATCTCGTGCACGTCGAGCGACTCGCAGACGGTCATGACGCTCGACATCAACATTGAGCTCTTCCCCTGCGCCGTGTCGGATACGCTGCACGTGGTTCTGTCGACGACGCTGTCCCTGGACGGAagcaaggaggaagagaagggttGGAGGGACGTTGGCAAGAATGGTGATGCGCCGGCGACGATTGCGGATCTCTACGACTATGTTTGCCACGGCAAGATCTACAAGTTTGAGGAGACATATGACGGAAACACCATGTGAGTTGATCTCAAACACAGGCATGCCTTTGAACTGTTGAGGACCAGTTACACTAACCGCAGTTCCCGGTACACAGCAATGCCTATGTCTCGTTCGGCGGCCTTCTTATGTCACTTCAGGGCCCCGTCAAGAAGCTGACGCCCCTTCGTGTCGACAACGTGTATCTGCTTGTCAAGAAATAGTCTGGCCGAATACTTCTGTCCGTCCATCTACCTAGGCTTTAGCTCTACACCGCCGCCCGAAGGCATCTGCATTCCAATAGCTCTAGATCATGTTGTAATGATACCCAAAACGAACCGACGTCTCGGACCCCCAACAAGCCTTTCAAAGATGGTGCATCTGCGGTCCCGTTGCGCAGCTGCCAGGACTCAAGCCGGGCGCCAGTTGCTCTGGTGTGGACCTGGGAAAGGAATGTCACGGCGCACCCTCCGTTTGATCTGTTCAATCTCGGGCTCGTTTTCCTGGGTGAGGATGCCATGTCGGATGAAAAAGTCGAGCGTGACGAGCGCGCAGTTTGGCTTGAATCGCCCCTTGGCGAGGTCCGCCTTGACCTGGTCGACGTCGCACAGGTCGAACCTCTCggcctcgccatccttgGGCTGGGGCACCACGTCGCTGGGGAGCTCGAGGTGATAGACCCATTGGCACTCGGGATAAATAAAgccgccctcgccgaccTGCCCTGCGTCCGTGATGTAGATGTATGTGACGTTGCCGACAAACTTGGCGCCCTTGCGGACAGTCTCGTCAGGGAGGctggcctcctcgtcggcttcTCGGATGACACACTCAAAAGGATCCTCGCCTGTCATGAGGCCGCCAGCTACCGTGTTGTCGAGCATGCTAGGAAACGTTGACTTGTTCCGGGCACGTGTAGGCACCCAGAGCCGAAGGCCATGCGGTGCAGTCTCATCTCGAACGTAGGCAATCATGTGGACGCCATATCGCATCGTTCCAATCAGACCCATCGCCGCACGCTCCATGCTAAACAGGAGCTCACCAGTGCGGCCGTAGACAGGCCAGAGCTCGTTGCGCCAGCCACGGAGCAAGGGGAATGTCTTGTTCTGGCGCCAGTAGTCCCCTAGAGCCGCAACACGGCGAGTGCGCTCCTGCTCTGTGGGCTCCTTGAAGAGCGCAACGGTCCGTTTCTCTGTGTCATACTCCATCTTGCCCCGGACGTCCTCGGGCaccttgaggagctcctgGAAGACGCGGTCGAGGATGTAGCCGATGGGATAATTGCCCTGAGCATCTTCCCATACGAGAGTGTAGAGACCAGCGTTCATCTTGGTGAACGCATCAGGGTCCGTATCGGCATACGGGAACCTGACGATGTGAGTTACCTTCCTGGGCCAAAGCTGAATGACTTACATGTCGACATCGTCGATCAAGTCGATGCTAGTTTTAGCCATTTTGATGCAAGGTTTCAAGAGCTTGGGATGACTAGTTAAGGGGCTATGAGCTGAATGGTGTAATTCGAGTAGACTCTTTCTCTTTCAAGTGAAACCGTGAGTGGCTTCGGTGTGCTTGCAGTGGTTGATATGCAGAGAAGAGTTGATGAAGTGATGAAAAGGTGAGGATCCTGCGGGCTTTTTGTGATGCTTTTTTGTAGATGAGGCCTGGTAAGGTTACAACTGCTCTCATGGAACGGATCTCCAATGAGACCAGGAATATTGGTGACAGTATCGAGTTTCGTCGCCCAATTCATATGCCAGTAGTGAGTTGTCTTACTCGGTGAGGCTGAATCAGGAAGTCGACGAGCCTTCATTGTGTCTATGAGCGGGCACTCGTGACCATGGCCGAGACCCACGTCCTCGGTGAATCTCAATCTGGCAAGGTGAATACCAACGACACAGTAGGCAGAAGATAGCCTGGTTACATCATCACCTATGGGAACTATGGATAAGCAACCGTGAATACGGATGAATTACTACAGTGTCGGTTGTTACACACCTCCAGAGTGCAAGTTGTCCGAGACAATCCCCTCAGACatgcctaccctagaccatCGCGGGCAGAATTCGGTATGAGGTCACCAAACAGTTCCACTTCCTTCTGGAGAGCCCTGGAAGACGCGCACCAATCGTCTCACACCACCCAGCCATAGAAGGACAAAGAAACTTACAAACTCAACACCATACATAGCCCCCCCCAAGATAACAAGACGAcaccccccccccccacGCGCACCTGGACCGTCGAAACCCGCTCAATTGAACGCGCCTGATTCTCAATTCACACATAATACTCACAATGTCGGGCCCTCTCTTTGGCATCGTCCCCGCGGGACAGCCCTTAATCACCGAACCAGCCTCAGCCCCCTCACCAACCTCATTCCTCTACTCCCTCCCCACCTCAAAGTCCTTCTCACACATTGTCGTCTTTATGCTCCCCGGcgtctccctccctcccaacaccgccgccgccatctACCTCGCCACCGCTCAGGAcgttgccgccgccgcccagTCTGGCGGGACCCCCAACTTCCGCTTCCTGGGCGGAATTGGCCCGGGCAAGGAGAGCGCTATGTTCAAGGTCAGCGGAGGTGGTGACGCGAGCGGCCTCATGGTCGGAGTGTCTGTTGAGCCTGAGGAGTCAGTTGGCCAGCGGCTACAGGAGCTCGCTGccaacaaggccagcagcaACTCATCAGGGGGTCAGCCCAGCACCACCGTACTGGCTCAGCGCATTATCCAGAACGCCTTCAACTTCCTATCGAGCTTCAGCGGGACAGCAGGCCCTGGCGGCGTCGAGGTTGTGCCACTGAAGGCGTTTGAGGACTGGTGGCGCAAATTTGAGTCAAGAGTTCGCGCAGATCCTAGTTTCCTCGAGAAGCAATCGAACTGATCTGTGGAACGCCTTTGACTTTTGCATGCTGGGTCATGCTTGATGAGACTTGGGGTATTTTATATTGGCCTTGGCGAAAGAGTTGGATGTTGGGTTGGGCATCATATGGATATCCTCGGAGGTACAGACAACGGGAACCTGTTGTAACGATAAGGCGCCATGTTTTAAGCGATGTTTGTTCTTAATCAACATGTATTTGCACTTGACTGAATTATTGTCGTCAACCATGTACTGAAAGTGCTGCCCATGCCTACTGCAAGCCCCTGACAAGATGTCTCGGAAAAGCAGACTGCCCAATATCCAAACGAGGTCCATCTCTTTGCCACTCGTCTCGAGACTAAGGATTGACAGATTCCGCAACGTCTTCAAGACGAGTTTTTAGAATGCGAGCTCCCTCAAACGCCAGATCCGTGCCTGTACCAGCAGTTTTCCCAAACGCCGCAAAGTTCATCTCAAAGTCCTACCAACAACATGCAGTTTTGCCCAACGCTCACCCCGGCCATTTTTGATATGAAACCATTCAGTCCTCTTGTAACGGAGTCATGAATGGGCTCTTGGTCCGTGTTGGGCTACCATTCCGACTCTTCCGCCCGGCGCTCAACAAGGATGGCGATAGTCTTTCCCGGCTCTCAGTTCGCACCACAAGTCCAGCACGGTCCATCGCCAGGGGAGGTCGCAGGAGATCCCCCGGTTGTCCTAGGCCGATGCTAGGGGTTGCCAGGCCGGACGCCCGTCCTTTCCGGGACccgttgctgctgctatCGGAGTGGTCGTTTTCGTCCGAGTCGACATCACCAAGCTCAAAGTCGGAAAGAtcaccctcctccatgaccCTCTCATATGATCCCAGCGAATTCCTTCCGAAAAGCTTGCTGGCCAGAGAGCGACCAGGCCTTCCAGAACGCCGGCGACGGTGCACCATACTGAAGATCTTTCTTCTCCGTTCGGGCTTGCGGAGAAGATAGGCTACCAAAAGGAGAACAAACACGAATGCAATAATCCCGGTGGTGGAGGATCCtggcttcttcaagatgTCGTCcaggtcgtcatcgtcgttgtCGCCAGCATGAGAGCCGATCGGAACCGAACCAGCGTGCTCGAAATCATCTGGCGTTCCCTTTTCCACATTGGTACCGAAGCCAACAGGCAACGCTGTGCCCTGAGGAGGGACTTGGCCGGCAGCGTACAAGACCATCTTTCCCAATGTCCAGCTCAATTCGATGCCATCGATCTTGTCCACCGGCTTGAAGGGatcctccatcttgtcgGTCTCCTTGGCAGTGCTGTTTCCATGTCCACCCTCCAAACCAACTCGAGGAATACCAATGCCGTCGTAGAGCATGTTGATGAGCCAGGACGCCT is a window encoding:
- a CDS encoding TRNA-splicing endonuclease subunit Sen34 encodes the protein MAMPSDPAPVRISKIAGRYLIFDSDAAALLRRNENVNGTLAGTAPQQPTQNIFLGLPVELRPEEADSLVQKKVAFLVDDVAAHQAALRSPNPETKRLYLDSLKTRKQTAQQVFAEKNAKRAIEVAEKHGRPRPTVSRTTPSNADDDALFSSDQPEPNPRQTDAAVKSLGVTPTSSGPLISPEAERTYLAEKPTTGPLCGFLLTSGYYMTPGLRFGAKYSVYPGDPLRFHAHFMANQYGWEEEIPVLDIVAGGRLATAVKKAFLIGSKQPGDEELPDGKMRTFSIEWAAM
- a CDS encoding Elongator complex protein 4, with product MSFRKRNVVIGSSGPASPAARQEKSLAPGTRPSPLDGRLTTSTGTQSLDQLLAGHAGMPMGTSLLIEETGTTDFGGVLLRYYAAEGLVQGHHVHLLGFGDAWRRELPGLGSLDGSKSSGKSTSPSDDKMKIAWRYETLGQRNVPARDPQVTQGPGQTASVFCHGFNLTKRLESSAIEGQLFATPVDGPLASPTQTPFHKFIADVTSKIKNSPPSTIHRIVVPSLLSPTLYNSAASQPREILKFLHALRALLRQFPTQVTAIVTIPVTLFPRSTGLTRWMELLSDGVLELIPLQHQAPITREPGSEDKGQGLLRAHSLPVFHEKGGGLEGTWNRENLSFKLSGSSGLVITPFSLPPIGDEEEAPKPSKKNEPKKESLDF
- a CDS encoding DNA-directed RNA polymerases I, II, and III subunit RPABC3; this encodes MASGDATLFEESFTVTDYDQSKYDRVARISCTSSDSQTVMTLDINIELFPCAVSDTLHVVLSTTLSLDGSKEEEKGWRDVGKNGDAPATIADLYDYVCHGKIYKFEETYDGNTINAYVSFGGLLMSLQGPVKKLTPLRVDNVYLLVKK
- a CDS encoding Nudix hydrolase domain-containing protein, whose translation is MAKTSIDLIDDVDMFPYADTDPDAFTKMNAGLYTLVWEDAQGNYPIGYILDRVFQELLKVPEDVRGKMEYDTEKRTVALFKEPTEQERTRRVAALGDYWRQNKTFPLLRGWRNELWPVYGRTGELLFSMERAAMGLIGTMRYGVHMIAYVRDETAPHGLRLWVPTRARNKSTFPSMLDNTVAGGLMTGEDPFECVIREADEEASLPDETVRKGAKFVGNVTYIYITDAGQVGEGGFIYPECQWVYHLELPSDVVPQPKDGEAERFDLCDVDQVKADLAKGRFKPNCALVTLDFFIRHGILTQENEPEIEQIKRRVRRDIPFPGPHQSNWRPA